The Bacteroides ovatus genomic interval TTCTTAAAATTGGCAATTTTACTGATATAACTGGTATATTGTTCCATATACAGCCCTACATATTCTTCTTTGATTTTATTGTTATCTGCCAATATTGAGTTCATTTGTTGTATTTCGTAAAGATGATAAGACAAACTCTCATTAGCTTGTTCCACTTTACCTTTTTGTTTTTTCAGTTGTACGGACAGGATGAATAGCAGAATGCAGACAATGCATAATGCAATGAGCAATGCCGTTATGATGATAAATTTATGTTTCTCCTTTTCTTGAAATGCCTTATCTATGAAAAGATACATATCTGAGGCTTCGATGGTGTTAATTCTCGCATTACATAGGATAGCGTCCTCCATTGCATTTTTCATATATTTAGATGCCCGGTCTATGTCCCCACTCTCAAAGATTAGTTTGGCTAATATTTTTAAAGAGAGGTTTTCTCTAGCTCCATTTAATACATCAGAAATGGCGGATATTGCGAAATACTTAATCGTATTCTCATGATCATTTTTACCTTGATAGGCAGATGCCAGAGAATATGCTATGATTCCGGCATTTCTTGAATAGGGTGTATAACTTTGATAAGTGCTGTCCAGTATATGAATAGCATCATCATACTTTTTATGGAAAAGAAGAGTTGGTGCGGTTATAAAAGCTCGTACGTTTGATGGGACTTCTTTGCATTGGAGCAGCGAATCGCGATATATTTGTGCTATCAGATCATTTTCTTGTGAATCGTCCTCGTTGGAAGCAAAAGCTTTCTGGTGATTGTAGATCGTGACTTGTCCGAGAAAATATTCAGCTTTGAGTTTAGGAGATAGTTGCTTTTGTTGCATCGAATTGGTAATTGCCAAAGCTTCTTTGAAAAAGCCCATCGAAGATAATATTCTTGAATAATCCAGTTTAGCTTCAATTAAAAGTTCTTTGTCATTACTTTCTTGAGCGAACCTGTTCATGTGGATGGCATAGGCTAAAGCGGAATCTTTTTGGAAAGATGAATACTCAAAACAAAGAGACTGTGCTGTCCCAACTTTCTTTCGAATATCCCTGGATTGTCTTAATATTATTTTCAGGCTGTCTATCTGTCTTTGCTTTTGTTGGGTATAACTAGCTTTGTTTTGTAGAGATTTATCTAATACTTTTAACAATGTTTTTACTTCATCGTTTGCTTTTGCTGGTAAACTGATGAAGATAAAGATTATCAATAGAGGTAAAATAAATCTTTTCATATATTAAGTAAGATTGCTTATTGAATATGGTTGTTTGCAAAGATAAGGAAATCCATATTAAGTTAAGGTTGACAGATTAACTTAATATGGATTTTATGAAAATAGGGATTTCGCTGGATGAATTACTTATATCCAAATCCTTATTTGTAATATCACTTGTATTTTTGTGCAAACTCCACCGAAACCGAATTGCAGAAACTTCGGCAAACTTCAGCTGCGAAGTCTTTCCCGCATTGGATTATTTTATCCCAGATCTCTTCATTCAAGTTATTTAGATCGCGGTATCGGACATCGTATTTGAGTAATCCGTAGATCAGCCCTGCATTGAAGTTATCACCAGCTCCAATAGTACTGACTGCTTGTAATGGTTCTATCGGATAATCTTTATTGACCAGATTAGTGCGTAACGCTACCTTTTCCGCACCTGCAGTACAGATGAACCGGGGACAGTAGAATTTGATTTTATCCTTGTAAATCTTGTCTATATCCTGCATGTTATACATATATAGAAAATCCTCTAAAGAACCGCGTACAATATCCGCATATTCCAGATTTTCAATAATGGTCGGAGCCAGTTTCATGGCTTCATTCTTGTGTGAAGAACGGAAATTCGGGTCATAATAGATGATGGCTTTCTTTTCACGTGCCTGATCTAGTAATTCGAGAATCTTCTCCCTCAGAACCGGATTCAGTGCGTAATAAGAACCCACCATGACAATGTCGTCTTCCTCTAGTTTCGGAAACAAAACATCCAGACGTTGCTTCGGGTAGTCTTTGTAGAAGATATATTCGGCATCACTCTGCTCGTTCAGGAAGGCTAAAGATACGGGTGATTTTCCATCCGGGAATACATTTACATGATCGGTTGGAATATGATTCTCACGCATGAACTGCAGGATAATATTGCCTACACGATCATTTCCGGTTTCACTGATGAAGCCGACGTTTATTCCCATTCGTCCCAATGAGACAATACCGTTGAATACAGAACCTCCCGGTACGGCTGCGGAAGGCTGGTCACCTCGAAAGATGATATCGAGGATGGTCTCTCCGATACCGATTACTTTTCGCATAGTGATCTTGATTTTTCTCCCAGATAACCGCCATGGTGACGTTTTGAATATTCAGCGATAGTAAATCCTGTTTCCTTCATGGTTTGTACTACCAATATATCTCCGATCACTGTCATGGCAGTAGTGGATGTAGTAGGAGTCATCCCTAACACACAGACTTCTGCAGGCTTGCCGGTACTTAGACAGACATCCGATTCTTTTGCCAGCGGACTATCCGGATTTCCGGTGATAACGATAAACTTCAGATCCGGGTCCAGATTATGGGCTAAGCGGGTTAATTCCACAATCTCACGTGTCTTGCCAGAGTTAGAGATCAGCAGGAGTAGATCGTTTTTTTGTAAGATACCCAAATCCCCGTGTTGCGCCTCGCTGGGATGCAGAAAGACGGATGGAATACCGGTGGAACAGAAAGTCGTAGCAATGTTCATAGCAATCTGCCCGGCTTTTCCCATACCGGAAGTTACCAGTTTTCCCTTTTTCTGATGTATTTGTTCTACAATCAGTTTCACCGCTTTTTCATAAGCGTCTGTTACGGGGATGTTGAGCACAGCTTGTGCTTCCTGTTGCAAAAGTTGTTTGATGGAGTCTATCATATAGGATCAGTTTATTTTTTCTTTTAATTCATTTAATGTGTTTGCTACTTCGTAATAGGTTGAGAAAGGCTGTCGTGCAAAACCTTTGTTCTCCAGGGTGTGGAGTGCTTTTAATAGCTCGTCGTAAAAACCATATTCATTGTAGAAAATGACCTTCTTCCGGTGATATCCGATAGAGGCAGCGGCTATTACGTGGAAAATCTCATCAAGAGTACCGACGCCTCCGGGGAGTGCAACCAATACCTCCGACTTCTCCGTTATGATATCTTTGCGGTCACTCAAGTTACGGGTATGAATTTCTTCATCTAACAGACTGCTTACCTTGCCATTCTCTTCCAGTTTGGCAGGAACTACTCCAATGACCTTACCGCCATTTTCTTTCACGGCACGAGCTATGCATTCCATTAATCCGAGGCTGGCTCCTCCATATATCAAGGTTTTGCCTGTCTGCCCCATCCATTTGCCTATTTGGCTGGCGCTTTCGAAGTACATTTTGTCAATGTTATCGGAGGCGGAACAGAATATTCCTATCTTTTCCATATACGTTGTTGCTGTTATAGTCCACAAATATCTGCAATTTTCTATAAACAGCAATAAGTTTTATTGTATTTTTGTGGCATTAATTCAATAAGGAAGTATAAAACGATGCAAGGTAACGAATATACATTGCCAAATGGCCTGCGTATTATCCATGAACCAACCCTCTCAAAAGTAGCTTATTGTGGTTTTGCGATTGATGCCGGAACCCGTGATGAGGCAGAGAATGAGCAGGGAATGGCCCATTTTGTAGAACATCTGATTTTTAAGGGAACGGAGAAGCGGAAAGCCTGGCATATCCTCAACCGGATGGAGAATGTAGGTGGTGACCTGAATGCTTATACAAATAAGGAAGAAACTGTCGTCTATGCCGCTTTCCTGAAAGAACATCTGGAACGTGCGCTTGAGTTGTTGGGGGATATTGTATTTCATTCAACCTTTCCGCAGCATGAGATAGAAAAAGAAACAGAGGTCATTATCGATGAAATCCAGTCGTATGAAGATACTCCGTCGGAACTGATATTTGACGATTTTGAAGACATGATCTTCCGCAATCATCCATTGGGAAGAAACATTCTTGGTAAGCCGGAACTTCTGCGAAGTTTTCGCACGGAAGATGTTCTATCGTTTACCCGCCGTTTTTACCAACCGGGAAATATGGTGTTTTTTGTTCAGGGGCAGTACGAGTTCAAGAGAATCATCCGCCTGGTAGAAAAATACCTGTTGGATATTCCTGATGTGAAGGTAGAGAATCGGCGTACACCTCCGCCTCTGTATGTGCCGGAACATTTGACGGTGGCTAGAGATACGCACCAGGCACATGTCATGATCGGTAGCCGTGGCTATAATGCGTATGATGACAAGCGTACTGCACTCTATCTGCTGAATAATGTCCTTGGAGGTCCCGGAATGAATAGTAAACTGAATGTGTCCCTTCGCGAACGCAGAGGACTGGTCTATAATGTCGAATCCAATCTGACTTCCTATACGGATACGGGAGCTTTCTGTATTTATTTCGGGACGGATGTGGATGACATGGATACTTGCCTGAAATTGACCTATAAGGAATTGAAGCGGATGCGCGATACAAAGATGACTTCTTCCCAGTTGGCGGCAGCGAAAAAGCAGTTGATCGGGCAAATCGGAGTAGCGTCCGATAACTTTGAGAATAATGCGTTAGGGATGGCGAAAACATTCCTTCATTATCATAAGTATGAATCATCCGAGCTTGTTTTTAAGCGTATAGAAGAGCTAACAGCAGAGATGTTGTTGGAAGTTGCCAATGAGATGTTTGCAGAGGAATACTTATCTACGTTGATTTACAAATAATTGATTGACAGATTTGCTTTCATTGCCAGAATTCGTATTTTTGTAGCAGATACGTATGTGATAACAATCTAATAGTAGAAATTGTATGTTGGTGACGGGCAGAAAACTCCCTATCGGGATTCAGACTTTCGAAGATATCCGCAATGACGGATACTTGTATGTAGATAAGACCGCATTGATGTGGACTATAGCAAACATCGGTAAACCTTTTTTTTTAAGCCGTCCGCGCCGATTCGGAAAGAGTTTGTTAATTTCTACGTTTGAAGCCTATTTCAAGGGACGGCGTGACCTTTTCACGGGACTTGCCGTGGAACAATTAGAAAAGAAGTGGGAAGAATATCCCGTACTGCATCTGGATTTGAATGCCGAGAAATATGATTCACCGGACAGATTGGATGCTATTTTAAGTAACCAGTTAACTCAATGGGAAGCTATATATGGCAGGGGAGAAGATGAAACCACTTTGTCTTCCCGCTTCTTGGGTGTCATTCGTCGTGCCTCCGAACAAGCAGGCAGGGGTGTTGTAGTCCTGGTGGATGAGTATGATAAGCCCTTACTACAGGCTATTCAGAATGAACCGCTTCTCGATTCTTACCGTTCTACTTTGAAAGCTTTCTACGGTGTGTTGAAGAGTGCAGACCGCTATCTTCGTTTTGCTTTTCTGACAGGTGTCACCAAATTCTCGCAAGTAAGTGTGTTTAGTGATCTGAACCAATTGAATGACATCAGTCTGAATTATGACTTCTCTACTCTTTGTGGAATCACCCGCGAAGAACTTCTTGCTAATTTTGAACCGGAGATTGCGGCTTTATCACAAGCGAATGATATGAGTACGGAAGAAGTTGTAGAAACAATGACCCGACAGTATGACGGCTATCATTTTCATCCTAATGGAGAAGGAGTGTTCAATCCGTTCAGTGTGCTGAATGCGTTTTTTAGTAAAGAGTTCGGCAATTACTGGTTTCAGACCGGAACTCCTACTTTCCTTGTGA includes:
- a CDS encoding carbohydrate kinase family protein, with protein sequence MRKVIGIGETILDIIFRGDQPSAAVPGGSVFNGIVSLGRMGINVGFISETGNDRVGNIILQFMRENHIPTDHVNVFPDGKSPVSLAFLNEQSDAEYIFYKDYPKQRLDVLFPKLEEDDIVMVGSYYALNPVLREKILELLDQAREKKAIIYYDPNFRSSHKNEAMKLAPTIIENLEYADIVRGSLEDFLYMYNMQDIDKIYKDKIKFYCPRFICTAGAEKVALRTNLVNKDYPIEPLQAVSTIGAGDNFNAGLIYGLLKYDVRYRDLNNLNEEIWDKIIQCGKDFAAEVCRSFCNSVSVEFAQKYK
- a CDS encoding TIGR00730 family Rossman fold protein is translated as MEKIGIFCSASDNIDKMYFESASQIGKWMGQTGKTLIYGGASLGLMECIARAVKENGGKVIGVVPAKLEENGKVSSLLDEEIHTRNLSDRKDIITEKSEVLVALPGGVGTLDEIFHVIAAASIGYHRKKVIFYNEYGFYDELLKALHTLENKGFARQPFSTYYEVANTLNELKEKIN
- a CDS encoding M16 family metallopeptidase, encoding MQGNEYTLPNGLRIIHEPTLSKVAYCGFAIDAGTRDEAENEQGMAHFVEHLIFKGTEKRKAWHILNRMENVGGDLNAYTNKEETVVYAAFLKEHLERALELLGDIVFHSTFPQHEIEKETEVIIDEIQSYEDTPSELIFDDFEDMIFRNHPLGRNILGKPELLRSFRTEDVLSFTRRFYQPGNMVFFVQGQYEFKRIIRLVEKYLLDIPDVKVENRRTPPPLYVPEHLTVARDTHQAHVMIGSRGYNAYDDKRTALYLLNNVLGGPGMNSKLNVSLRERRGLVYNVESNLTSYTDTGAFCIYFGTDVDDMDTCLKLTYKELKRMRDTKMTSSQLAAAKKQLIGQIGVASDNFENNALGMAKTFLHYHKYESSELVFKRIEELTAEMLLEVANEMFAEEYLSTLIYK
- a CDS encoding ATP-binding protein; amino-acid sequence: MLVTGRKLPIGIQTFEDIRNDGYLYVDKTALMWTIANIGKPFFLSRPRRFGKSLLISTFEAYFKGRRDLFTGLAVEQLEKKWEEYPVLHLDLNAEKYDSPDRLDAILSNQLTQWEAIYGRGEDETTLSSRFLGVIRRASEQAGRGVVVLVDEYDKPLLQAIQNEPLLDSYRSTLKAFYGVLKSADRYLRFAFLTGVTKFSQVSVFSDLNQLNDISLNYDFSTLCGITREELLANFEPEIAALSQANDMSTEEVVETMTRQYDGYHFHPNGEGVFNPFSVLNAFFSKEFGNYWFQTGTPTFLVKLLKESDYDLRLLMDGIETAASAFTEYRADRKNPIPLIYQSGYLTIKDYDREFRLYRLGFPNDEVRYGFLNFLLPFYTAVTDEERSFYIGKFVQELRTGNVDAFMHRFEAFFADFPYELNDQTERHYQVIIYLIFKLMGQFTQAEVHSSRGRADAVVRTPKFIYIFEFKLNGTVEQAMEQIEEKGYAFPYTAEDQQVIKVGVEFSAEKRNVERWMVAKEI
- a CDS encoding DUF6377 domain-containing protein produces the protein MKRFILPLLIIFIFISLPAKANDEVKTLLKVLDKSLQNKASYTQQKQRQIDSLKIILRQSRDIRKKVGTAQSLCFEYSSFQKDSALAYAIHMNRFAQESNDKELLIEAKLDYSRILSSMGFFKEALAITNSMQQKQLSPKLKAEYFLGQVTIYNHQKAFASNEDDSQENDLIAQIYRDSLLQCKEVPSNVRAFITAPTLLFHKKYDDAIHILDSTYQSYTPYSRNAGIIAYSLASAYQGKNDHENTIKYFAISAISDVLNGARENLSLKILAKLIFESGDIDRASKYMKNAMEDAILCNARINTIEASDMYLFIDKAFQEKEKHKFIIITALLIALCIVCILLFILSVQLKKQKGKVEQANESLSYHLYEIQQMNSILADNNKIKEEYVGLYMEQYTSYISKIANFKKRALKIAKSEDIKKVTSFLHSSLNTEEDLAEFYNNFDKAILNLFPNFVEDFNALLLPENAIIPGPGKLLTPELRIFALIRLGITDSVKIAHFLQYSLSTIYNYRSKMRIKANGDRNEFEEKVARIGQQIRE
- a CDS encoding SIS domain-containing protein, which encodes MIDSIKQLLQQEAQAVLNIPVTDAYEKAVKLIVEQIHQKKGKLVTSGMGKAGQIAMNIATTFCSTGIPSVFLHPSEAQHGDLGILQKNDLLLLISNSGKTREIVELTRLAHNLDPDLKFIVITGNPDSPLAKESDVCLSTGKPAEVCVLGMTPTTSTTAMTVIGDILVVQTMKETGFTIAEYSKRHHGGYLGEKSRSLCEK